One genomic segment of Petrotoga sp. 9PWA.NaAc.5.4 includes these proteins:
- a CDS encoding DegV family protein: protein MPKIGIVTDNTSDIDPKKLEEMGIGCVSLYVRLNEKFVKAVDLDVDEFYENLSKIDYIPSTSQPSVEDFEVVYKNMLEKYDELISVHISSKLSGTYNSALTAAKNIDEKRIHIVESFEATWGLGFLVLELKKLIDSGNYTVDELKSFVEHFHEKINVFFTVGDLNYLYKGGRIGRASAFLGSMLNIKPLLQLSEGEIIPIKRVRGYTKIIKEIATSAMEDKGNGELKNIAVLHTGNLKVGGDLLEEVVKLGVPREKIIFEPMDIIIGMHLGPSSGGIITTWE from the coding sequence ATGCCTAAAATTGGTATAGTTACTGATAATACAAGTGATATAGATCCTAAAAAATTAGAAGAAATGGGTATAGGGTGTGTTTCTTTGTATGTCAGATTAAATGAAAAATTTGTAAAAGCTGTGGACTTAGATGTTGATGAATTCTATGAAAATCTCAGCAAGATTGATTATATTCCATCAACTTCTCAGCCATCTGTTGAGGATTTTGAAGTAGTCTATAAAAATATGCTTGAAAAATATGATGAATTAATTTCTGTTCATATATCATCTAAATTGAGTGGAACGTACAACTCCGCATTGACTGCAGCTAAAAATATAGATGAGAAAAGAATTCACATTGTAGAAAGTTTTGAAGCAACTTGGGGATTAGGTTTCTTAGTGTTAGAATTGAAAAAATTGATAGATTCAGGAAATTATACAGTAGATGAATTAAAAAGTTTTGTTGAGCATTTTCATGAAAAAATAAATGTTTTTTTTACCGTAGGAGACTTAAACTATTTATACAAAGGTGGACGAATAGGAAGAGCTTCTGCATTTTTAGGTAGCATGCTTAATATAAAGCCACTTTTACAACTCAGTGAAGGTGAAATTATTCCAATAAAGAGAGTACGAGGATACACTAAAATCATAAAAGAAATTGCCACTTCTGCCATGGAAGATAAAGGTAACGGCGAACTGAAAAATATCGCTGTTTTGCATACAGGAAACCTTAAGGTTGGAGGAGATTTGTTAGAAGAAGTTGTTAAATTAGGTGTACCTCGTGAAAAGATCATTTTTGAACCTATGGACATAATTATAGGCATGCATTTAGGACCTTCTTCAGGTGGGATTATTACAACATGGGAGTGA
- a CDS encoding lipopolysaccharide assembly protein LapB, translated as MKKMFLLSLFFLIVFIGVSTYFDNFVYYTDFQQLQESDDQHLQLLGKLLKRWETGSSASINNFDISQIELAPDDKITVEILYQIEPYVYLKPIQLFEQALINYQDSIIINSMYLFYNFQYWINTKDPKAANIIFEYVDKIERLIGEKTPLTVYYKAQVLTKSNIYIDFQTAYEELLKMHYVHPKDKNIIEALVEIIYHIGETSEIEKIYNDYIEIKGNNPETYLYFSKIFYNLGQNQKSKEIAKYAISLTKNTSILTQIYEFLGDIEEDYSEKIEYYRKALNNDRENGRLMAKIGTAYYELDKKENADLARYFLNAAESRNYINDEIESMLKSLRSKVILENFFKFLLPIIILVIFGLWLLNYLDKRKNRKENDLLNKD; from the coding sequence ATGAAAAAAATGTTTTTATTATCATTGTTTTTTCTTATTGTTTTTATAGGTGTTTCAACATATTTTGACAATTTTGTTTATTATACGGATTTTCAGCAATTACAAGAATCGGATGATCAACATTTACAATTACTTGGTAAATTATTAAAAAGATGGGAGACAGGATCTTCAGCTTCTATTAATAATTTTGATATATCACAAATAGAATTAGCTCCTGACGATAAAATTACTGTTGAAATTTTATATCAAATAGAACCTTATGTTTATTTGAAACCGATTCAATTATTTGAGCAAGCGCTTATAAATTATCAAGATTCCATAATAATAAATTCCATGTATCTATTTTACAATTTTCAATATTGGATAAATACGAAAGATCCAAAAGCAGCTAATATTATTTTTGAATATGTTGATAAAATAGAACGTTTAATAGGAGAAAAAACACCTTTAACTGTTTATTATAAGGCACAGGTTTTAACAAAATCTAACATATATATAGATTTTCAAACTGCATATGAAGAATTATTAAAAATGCATTATGTGCACCCAAAAGATAAAAATATTATAGAAGCCTTAGTTGAAATAATTTATCACATTGGGGAAACTTCTGAAATAGAAAAAATATACAACGATTATATAGAAATAAAAGGTAATAATCCAGAAACTTATCTCTATTTTTCGAAAATTTTCTATAATCTTGGTCAGAACCAAAAGTCTAAGGAAATTGCTAAATATGCCATTTCATTAACAAAAAACACTTCAATTTTAACTCAAATATACGAGTTTTTAGGAGACATAGAAGAAGATTATTCGGAAAAAATCGAATATTATAGAAAAGCTTTAAATAATGACAGAGAAAACGGAAGATTAATGGCAAAAATAGGAACAGCTTATTACGAATTAGATAAAAAAGAAAATGCTGATTTGGCAAGATACTTTCTTAATGCCGCAGAAAGTAGAAACTATATTAATGACGAGATAGAAAGTATGTTAAAGTCTTTAAGAAGTAAGGTAATCTTGGAAAATTTTTTCAAGTTTTTATTACCCATAATAATTCTGGTTATTTTTGGTTTATGGTTATTAAATTATTTAGATAAAAGGAAAAATAGAAAAGAAAACGACTTATTGAACAAAGATTAA
- the coaE gene encoding dephospho-CoA kinase (Dephospho-CoA kinase (CoaE) performs the final step in coenzyme A biosynthesis.), which produces MVIGITGPAGSGKSTVAHFIKKLLLKNVQIVEVDRVGHQVLTLFFVQEELREVFGEEIFDENNILSRKKLGEIVFKDKEKLEILNKIVHPEIFKKTKEILNKSLKKSDIIILDAALLYKIGLHILCDKVIFVDAPKEIRIKRLTGSRKIPYQKAKSIVDSQEGEYFGPYDFIIYHDNGFEKLEKQIREILKKLGYLKED; this is translated from the coding sequence ATGGTTATAGGAATAACTGGACCAGCAGGTTCTGGAAAAAGTACGGTAGCTCATTTTATAAAAAAATTATTATTAAAAAACGTTCAAATAGTCGAAGTTGATAGGGTTGGACATCAAGTCCTAACCCTTTTTTTTGTTCAAGAAGAATTAAGGGAAGTTTTTGGAGAAGAAATATTCGATGAAAATAATATTTTATCGAGAAAAAAATTGGGAGAAATTGTTTTTAAAGACAAAGAAAAGTTAGAAATCTTGAATAAAATAGTTCATCCAGAAATATTTAAAAAGACTAAAGAAATACTAAATAAATCTTTAAAAAAAAGTGATATAATAATTTTGGATGCAGCTTTGTTATACAAAATAGGATTGCACATATTATGTGATAAAGTTATATTTGTAGATGCTCCAAAGGAGATTCGAATAAAAAGACTTACTGGATCAAGAAAAATACCTTATCAAAAAGCAAAAAGTATAGTCGATTCTCAAGAAGGCGAATATTTTGGTCCTTATGATTTTATAATTTATCACGACAATGGTTTTGAAAAATTAGAAAAACAAATAAGAGAAATACTAAAGAAATTAGGATATTTAAAAGAAGATTAA
- a CDS encoding adenine phosphoribosyltransferase, with product MNVNEIKKIIRDIPDFPEKGVIFKDITPLLKKPRVFKYALDSIAELINNWDFSCIVSPESRGFIFASPLAYKLEKELVPIRKPGKLPYKTYSISYELEYGSSILEMHIDAIEKGEKVVIVDDVLATGGTTKAIKKLVEDAGGIVVGVACLAELGYLNPRENLDDLKVASVIVY from the coding sequence ATGAATGTAAACGAAATAAAAAAAATAATAAGAGATATACCAGATTTTCCTGAAAAAGGAGTTATATTTAAGGATATTACCCCTCTTTTGAAAAAACCTCGTGTCTTCAAATATGCTTTAGATAGTATCGCAGAATTGATAAATAACTGGGATTTTTCATGTATAGTTTCTCCTGAGTCCAGAGGGTTTATATTTGCTTCTCCTTTGGCATATAAATTAGAAAAAGAACTTGTACCTATAAGAAAACCCGGAAAACTTCCATATAAAACTTATTCTATTTCCTATGAATTAGAATATGGTAGTTCAATTTTAGAAATGCACATCGATGCTATAGAAAAAGGCGAAAAAGTGGTAATAGTTGATGATGTTTTAGCGACGGGAGGTACTACTAAAGCTATAAAAAAATTAGTTGAAGATGCGGGAGGAATTGTTGTTGGTGTTGCATGTCTTGCTGAATTAGGTTATCTAAATCCTCGTGAAAATCTTGATGATTTAAAAGTCGCAAGTGTAATTGTATATTAA
- the galE gene encoding UDP-glucose 4-epimerase GalE — MILVTGGAGYIGSHLVKVLQEQNKEVVVFDNFEKGHQWAVKGAHIVNGDLRNQEDIDQVFERYNIEEVYHFAAYSLVGESMQEPTKYFKNNVCGTLNLINSMLNNQVKYIVFSSTAAVYGDPKTIPITEDQPKEPTNVYGQTKLMIEETLEWFSRLNKIRYVALRYFNAAGAYYDGSIGEAHDPETHLIPIILETALGKREKLFVYGNDYPTKDGTPVRDYIHVMDLIDAHIKAMQWMKENDKSNVFNLGNGSGFTVLEVIKAVERVTSKKINYEITFRRPGDPAVLVASSEKAKKTLNWLPKYQDLEKIISDAWNWHISYK, encoded by the coding sequence GTGATACTTGTTACGGGAGGAGCAGGATATATAGGGTCCCATTTAGTAAAAGTATTGCAGGAACAAAACAAAGAAGTAGTTGTGTTCGATAATTTTGAAAAAGGTCATCAATGGGCAGTAAAAGGTGCACATATTGTGAATGGAGATTTAAGAAATCAAGAAGATATTGATCAAGTTTTTGAGAGATATAATATCGAAGAAGTATATCATTTTGCTGCGTATTCATTAGTTGGTGAGTCGATGCAAGAACCGACAAAATATTTTAAAAATAATGTATGTGGTACTTTAAATTTAATAAATAGTATGCTGAATAATCAGGTAAAATATATAGTATTTTCTTCTACGGCAGCAGTTTATGGGGATCCTAAAACAATACCTATTACAGAAGATCAACCAAAGGAACCTACAAATGTTTATGGACAGACAAAGCTTATGATAGAAGAAACGTTAGAGTGGTTTTCAAGATTAAATAAAATTAGATATGTTGCCTTAAGATATTTTAATGCAGCTGGAGCTTATTATGATGGAAGTATTGGTGAAGCGCATGATCCAGAAACTCATCTAATTCCAATTATACTTGAGACAGCTTTGGGTAAAAGAGAAAAATTGTTTGTTTATGGAAATGATTATCCAACAAAGGATGGGACTCCGGTAAGAGACTATATCCATGTTATGGATTTAATAGATGCACATATTAAAGCTATGCAATGGATGAAAGAGAACGATAAATCAAATGTTTTTAACCTTGGCAATGGAAGTGGGTTTACTGTTTTAGAGGTTATAAAAGCTGTGGAAAGAGTTACGTCTAAAAAGATAAATTATGAAATAACTTTTAGGAGGCCTGGAGATCCAGCAGTGCTGGTAGCTTCATCGGAAAAAGCTAAAAAAACATTAAATTGGTTACCTAAATATCAGGATTTGGAAAAAATTATATCAGATGCATGGAATTGGCATATAAGTTATAAATAG
- a CDS encoding DUF933 domain-containing protein codes for MEIGLFGLPLTGKTTIFSLLTNTKIEDGFKREAIKRTAQIKDKRLETLSKMYNPERTIYATLEFIDIPSYDHTGDSKEKTRILQMIQNVDALLLVIRAFNNDSVPWPQGAEDAIKQLKILETELMIRDLQVIENRLERLENQKKKTKISSLEEKEEEILKKIRENLENEIFVSKIELNEEDKKLIGSMALFTLKPIIVCVNVDDEQFGNKRYPFKEKVLEECQNQNFAYIEIDGKIEVEINEFEDPQEKKMFMEELSIDEPGIERLAKIVYNHVGLISFFTVGKDEVRAWTIKKGTTMKEAAGKIHSDFEKNFIRAEVMKYEDLINYGSEEKVKEHGLWKLAGKDEIVEDGEILNIRANA; via the coding sequence ATGGAAATAGGTTTGTTTGGTCTTCCTTTAACTGGAAAAACAACCATATTTTCACTTCTAACAAATACTAAAATAGAAGATGGTTTTAAAAGAGAAGCAATAAAAAGGACGGCCCAAATAAAAGATAAAAGGTTAGAAACGCTTTCTAAGATGTATAATCCTGAGAGAACAATATATGCTACATTAGAATTTATAGATATTCCGAGTTATGATCACACGGGAGATTCTAAAGAAAAAACCCGTATACTTCAAATGATACAAAATGTTGATGCACTTCTTTTAGTTATAAGGGCTTTTAATAATGATTCTGTGCCTTGGCCACAAGGTGCAGAAGATGCTATAAAACAACTAAAAATCTTAGAAACGGAGCTTATGATTAGAGATTTACAAGTAATTGAAAATAGATTAGAGAGATTAGAAAATCAAAAAAAGAAAACAAAAATTTCTTCTTTGGAAGAAAAAGAAGAAGAAATACTTAAAAAAATAAGGGAAAACCTTGAAAATGAGATATTTGTTTCAAAGATAGAATTAAATGAAGAAGACAAAAAATTGATTGGCTCGATGGCATTATTTACATTAAAACCAATAATTGTTTGCGTTAATGTTGATGATGAGCAATTTGGTAACAAAAGATATCCATTCAAAGAAAAAGTTTTGGAGGAATGTCAAAATCAGAATTTTGCTTATATAGAAATTGACGGAAAGATCGAAGTTGAGATAAATGAATTTGAAGATCCGCAAGAGAAAAAAATGTTTATGGAAGAATTATCAATAGATGAACCTGGTATTGAAAGATTGGCAAAAATTGTATATAATCATGTAGGATTAATATCTTTTTTTACTGTTGGAAAAGATGAAGTTCGTGCTTGGACAATAAAAAAAGGTACTACTATGAAAGAAGCGGCGGGAAAAATACATTCAGATTTTGAAAAAAATTTTATAAGAGCGGAAGTTATGAAATATGAAGATTTAATCAATTATGGAAGTGAGGAAAAAGTAAAAGAACATGGATTATGGAAATTAGCTGGAAAAGATGAAATAGTTGAAGATGGAGAAATATTAAACATTAGAGCCAATGCTTAA
- a CDS encoding glucose-6-phosphate isomerase, which produces MKGLKFDFSNVFQPNLETGLTEEEINENVDKIKEIVEHIVESKPGFLSLPFTRVYIDRVLDLKTWVQSFESVVVLGIGGSALGNQALQTSLNPLNYNVLPKEIRKTPKIFILDNVDPDFIAANLDQIDPRTTLFNVISKSGTTAEAMANYLVARGIIESYGLDPKDHFLFTTDPEKGILRKIADEEGIRSLDIPPQIGGRFSVLTPVGLLSALASGIDIIDLYNGAKDMHQRVVNPNVWENPAALNALVHYIYYQKGYNMSVMLAYSNKLFLLADWYRQLWAESIGKKYNLKGEVVNVGQTPIKALGTTDQHSQVQLYNEGPYDKVITFLQLENFQRNIVIPKIHSDLPELSYLGGKNLSTLLNTELAGTEYALTQNNRPNLKIIFPQINPYNIGQFLFAYEFQTAVMGMLLEINPYDQPGVELGKKVTYALMNRKGYEDLKQEVEDKLQNKKKVQL; this is translated from the coding sequence ATGAAAGGATTAAAATTTGATTTTTCCAATGTTTTTCAACCAAATTTGGAAACAGGTTTAACAGAAGAAGAAATCAATGAAAATGTTGATAAAATAAAAGAAATTGTGGAACACATTGTTGAAAGCAAACCGGGATTTTTAAGTTTACCTTTTACAAGAGTTTATATTGATAGAGTTTTAGATTTAAAAACATGGGTACAAAGTTTTGAGAGCGTGGTAGTTTTAGGTATAGGTGGCTCTGCTTTAGGAAATCAAGCTTTGCAAACATCACTCAACCCTTTAAATTACAATGTACTTCCAAAAGAAATACGAAAAACACCAAAAATTTTTATATTAGATAATGTTGATCCAGATTTTATCGCTGCAAATTTAGATCAGATTGACCCACGAACAACATTATTCAACGTTATTTCAAAGTCTGGAACTACTGCCGAAGCTATGGCTAACTATTTAGTCGCAAGGGGAATAATAGAAAGTTATGGTTTAGATCCAAAAGATCATTTCTTGTTTACAACTGATCCAGAAAAAGGAATACTAAGAAAAATAGCAGATGAAGAAGGTATAAGAAGCTTAGACATTCCTCCGCAAATAGGTGGAAGGTTTAGTGTACTCACTCCGGTAGGTCTGTTATCCGCTTTAGCAAGTGGTATTGATATTATAGATTTATACAATGGCGCAAAAGACATGCATCAACGAGTTGTAAATCCTAATGTATGGGAAAATCCAGCAGCATTAAATGCATTGGTTCACTATATTTATTACCAGAAAGGCTATAATATGTCTGTCATGTTGGCTTATTCAAATAAATTGTTTTTATTAGCCGATTGGTATAGACAACTGTGGGCAGAAAGTATAGGAAAAAAGTATAATTTAAAAGGGGAAGTAGTGAATGTTGGGCAAACCCCTATAAAAGCGTTAGGTACTACAGATCAACATTCTCAAGTTCAACTATATAATGAAGGGCCTTATGATAAAGTTATAACTTTTTTACAATTAGAGAATTTTCAAAGGAACATAGTAATTCCAAAGATACATTCAGATCTTCCTGAATTATCTTATTTAGGAGGAAAAAATCTTTCTACTCTTTTGAATACAGAATTAGCTGGTACAGAATACGCTCTTACTCAGAATAACAGACCTAATTTAAAGATAATTTTTCCTCAAATAAATCCATATAATATTGGACAATTTCTTTTTGCATATGAATTTCAAACAGCTGTTATGGGAATGTTATTAGAAATAAATCCGTATGATCAACCTGGTGTAGAATTGGGGAAAAAAGTCACATATGCTTTAATGAATAGAAAAGGGTATGAAGATTTAAAACAAGAGGTAGAGGATAAATTACAAAACAAAAAGAAAGTACAGTTATAA
- the mazG gene encoding nucleoside triphosphate pyrophosphohydrolase, which produces MMKSNEKFEELLNVMRTLRGENGCDWDKAQTHESLKPYVIEEAYELVEAIDEKDNIKIKEELGDILLQVIFHTIIAEENKEFTTEEVIDYLIKKLIRRHPHVFGNSEGYSYAQWEKIKAEEKGEETYSRIGKLNKALPALSLARRVQENAAAVGFDWVEIIDVIDKVREEIGELKEAKNQSEVEEEFGDLLFALVNLGRFLNIDPEVSLRKATEKFIRRFNQMEKKIKKEGKEFERMDLKELDTYWNIVKKEEK; this is translated from the coding sequence ATAATGAAATCAAATGAAAAATTCGAAGAATTATTAAATGTAATGAGAACTTTAAGAGGAGAAAATGGCTGTGATTGGGATAAAGCACAAACGCACGAGAGTTTAAAACCTTACGTGATTGAGGAGGCTTACGAATTAGTAGAAGCGATAGATGAAAAGGATAATATTAAGATAAAGGAAGAATTAGGAGATATTTTACTTCAAGTTATTTTTCATACTATAATAGCTGAAGAAAACAAAGAATTTACAACGGAAGAAGTAATAGATTATTTAATAAAAAAGCTTATAAGAAGGCATCCACATGTTTTTGGGAACAGTGAAGGATATTCTTATGCCCAATGGGAAAAGATTAAAGCCGAGGAAAAAGGTGAGGAAACTTATAGCAGAATTGGTAAATTAAATAAAGCCTTACCAGCATTATCCTTAGCAAGGAGAGTACAAGAAAATGCAGCTGCCGTTGGATTTGACTGGGTTGAAATTATTGATGTGATAGATAAAGTAAGAGAAGAAATTGGGGAGTTAAAAGAAGCAAAAAATCAATCAGAAGTGGAAGAAGAATTTGGAGATTTGTTATTTGCTTTGGTTAATTTAGGCAGGTTTTTAAATATAGATCCTGAAGTTTCTTTAAGAAAAGCCACAGAAAAGTTTATAAGAAGATTTAATCAAATGGAAAAAAAGATAAAAAAAGAAGGAAAAGAGTTTGAAAGAATGGATTTAAAAGAATTAGATACTTATTGGAACATAGTTAAAAAGGAAGAAAAATAG
- a CDS encoding TetR/AcrR family transcriptional regulator: MSHKNQAKINKKTLIMDVAEKLFVEKGYANTTMTEIAKKVQIAKGTLYLYFSSKKDLYFTSVERALKTLQDIIIKNFDNCKNGFEKVVSMGKTYVYFSLEYLNYYKLILNYETLEFNFDESDSHVKKAYEKSEDIFKLLVSSIEEGIKDGSIDKYLDPVKISMVLWGEITGLVQQINLRGSLYKKWTNLTPKEIYDYYIEVTQKMLSS, translated from the coding sequence ATGTCACACAAAAATCAAGCGAAAATAAATAAAAAGACATTAATAATGGATGTAGCTGAAAAACTATTTGTAGAAAAAGGCTATGCAAACACTACTATGACTGAAATAGCCAAAAAAGTTCAAATAGCTAAAGGCACATTATATTTATATTTTTCAAGTAAAAAGGATTTATACTTTACATCAGTTGAAAGAGCCTTGAAAACTTTACAGGATATTATTATTAAAAATTTCGATAATTGTAAAAACGGTTTTGAAAAAGTTGTATCCATGGGAAAAACATATGTATATTTCAGCTTAGAATATCTAAACTATTATAAGCTTATCTTAAATTATGAAACATTGGAATTTAATTTTGACGAATCGGATTCTCACGTGAAAAAAGCCTATGAAAAAAGTGAAGATATTTTTAAATTGTTAGTATCTTCAATAGAAGAAGGGATAAAAGATGGATCCATAGATAAATATTTAGATCCTGTTAAAATTTCAATGGTTCTATGGGGAGAAATTACAGGATTAGTTCAACAAATTAACTTAAGAGGAAGTTTATATAAAAAATGGACAAATTTAACGCCAAAAGAAATTTATGATTATTATATCGAAGTTACTCAAAAAATGTTGTCATCATAA
- a CDS encoding transposase translates to MSYYSNASQLYFDFVYDHYLNEHSDFKYLLDLINVIEWSVVPNFIHKRGRLGYSNQSILKALFVQKVKGFNTRELIYFLRTNPQFAQAIGFDPINNFVPSEATFSVFKKKFNSFYLFEIIARSIQMGIDEGIFDPNNLCIDSYPISFHSFFNNKKSHGKFKNQKEYYSHPIQANFGVKPVSNSKPVYDKHGNQKQSISYFGFKAHTLSFFNVPIFTFVSPASHHDKNYAFPLLHKTIDLLNLHGFNLLADAAYDSHDVYDFVHLETDSTAFIPLRISSKKPLVGDCGNSLSLHSHYFESKRNIFRDKYVCDDPSNCPLNKHNCYAYKNFSKDDFRSSLNRDSSSFKKVYNKRTLIESIFSKLADMTNSTSLRFINAVEVECNLSNLYLIASAFLAHNMGRDDLLGSPKTLMYETACL, encoded by the coding sequence ATGTCTTACTACTCTAATGCTTCTCAACTTTATTTCGATTTCGTTTATGATCATTATCTTAATGAACATTCTGATTTTAAATATCTTCTTGATTTAATCAATGTTATCGAGTGGTCTGTTGTTCCTAATTTTATCCATAAGCGCGGTAGACTAGGTTATTCTAATCAGTCTATTCTTAAAGCTTTGTTCGTACAAAAGGTTAAAGGGTTTAACACTCGAGAATTGATTTATTTCCTTAGAACTAATCCTCAATTCGCCCAAGCTATTGGATTTGATCCTATCAATAACTTTGTCCCTTCTGAGGCTACTTTCTCTGTCTTTAAAAAGAAATTTAATTCTTTTTATTTGTTTGAGATTATTGCTCGGTCTATTCAAATGGGTATTGATGAGGGCATTTTCGATCCTAATAATCTGTGTATCGATTCTTATCCTATTTCTTTTCATTCTTTCTTTAACAACAAAAAGAGTCACGGTAAATTCAAGAATCAAAAAGAGTATTATTCTCATCCTATCCAAGCTAACTTTGGCGTTAAACCTGTTTCTAACTCTAAACCTGTTTACGATAAACACGGTAATCAAAAGCAATCTATTTCTTATTTCGGTTTTAAAGCTCATACACTTTCTTTTTTTAATGTCCCTATTTTTACCTTTGTTTCTCCTGCTAGTCATCACGATAAGAATTATGCTTTCCCTTTGTTGCATAAGACCATCGATCTTTTGAATCTTCATGGTTTTAATTTGTTGGCTGATGCTGCTTATGATTCTCATGATGTTTACGATTTTGTACATTTAGAGACTGATTCTACCGCTTTTATTCCTCTTAGAATTTCTTCTAAGAAACCTTTAGTAGGTGATTGCGGTAATTCTCTTTCTCTTCATTCTCATTACTTTGAATCTAAAAGGAATATCTTTAGAGATAAGTATGTTTGTGATGATCCTTCCAATTGCCCTTTAAACAAACATAATTGTTATGCTTACAAAAACTTTTCTAAAGATGATTTTCGTAGTTCTTTGAACAGAGATTCTTCTTCTTTTAAAAAGGTTTACAACAAACGTACCCTCATTGAATCTATATTTTCTAAGTTGGCTGATATGACTAATTCTACTTCTTTGAGATTTATCAATGCTGTTGAAGTTGAGTGTAATCTTTCTAATCTTTATCTTATTGCTTCAGCTTTCTTAGCTCATAATATGGGTAGAGATGATTTGCTTGGTTCACCTAAAACATTAATGTATGAAACTGCTTGCTTGTAA
- the fabF gene encoding beta-ketoacyl-ACP synthase II, translating to MPRVAVTGIGTVNSIAKDIEEFSTGLKEMKNGIDFITQFDTTDHKVKIAAEIKDFDPEKYLDKRTAKRYDRFLQLAIAASDEAIKDAKLKDEDDWKENTAVIIGSGIGGFKTLYHEFHVMNEKGPKYVSPFLIPMMIADMASGVVAIHYGLKGPNFSTVSACASAVHSIISSAMMIKNGEIEVAVTGGSEAVIDPMPIAAFANMMALSQRNDDPKKASRPFDKERDGFVMGEGAGILILESEEHAKTRGARIYGYLDGYGMTGDAYHISQSEPNGEGAARAMKRALEMANLDPSQIDLVNCHATSTPVGDNSEIRALRSIFGKEVVRPYIQSTKALIGHTLGAAGAIELIAAILESRDNFVHGMPNLEEPDEEMKDLNISKKTTTAEIKTVLKNSFGFGGHNASIIFVKA from the coding sequence ATGCCAAGAGTCGCTGTAACTGGGATAGGAACTGTAAATTCTATAGCAAAAGACATCGAAGAATTTTCAACAGGGCTAAAAGAAATGAAAAACGGTATAGATTTTATTACCCAATTTGACACCACAGATCATAAAGTGAAAATTGCTGCAGAAATTAAAGATTTTGATCCTGAAAAGTATTTAGACAAAAGAACAGCTAAAAGATACGACAGATTTTTACAACTTGCGATAGCCGCTTCCGATGAAGCTATAAAAGATGCGAAATTAAAGGATGAAGATGATTGGAAAGAAAATACTGCTGTAATAATAGGATCAGGTATAGGTGGATTCAAAACTTTGTACCATGAATTTCACGTTATGAATGAGAAAGGTCCTAAATACGTCAGTCCTTTTTTAATTCCCATGATGATAGCAGATATGGCCAGCGGAGTTGTAGCCATACATTATGGGTTAAAGGGACCCAACTTTTCAACTGTGAGTGCGTGTGCATCTGCTGTTCATTCTATAATTTCTTCTGCTATGATGATTAAAAACGGCGAAATAGAAGTTGCTGTAACTGGTGGATCAGAGGCTGTAATAGATCCAATGCCTATAGCTGCTTTTGCTAATATGATGGCATTATCTCAAAGGAATGATGATCCCAAAAAGGCTTCTAGACCTTTCGATAAAGAAAGAGACGGTTTTGTTATGGGCGAAGGGGCAGGCATTTTAATTTTAGAATCAGAAGAGCATGCAAAGACTCGAGGCGCAAGAATATATGGTTATTTAGACGGATATGGAATGACTGGAGATGCTTATCACATAAGTCAATCGGAACCAAATGGCGAAGGTGCTGCAAGGGCTATGAAGAGAGCGCTGGAAATGGCTAATTTGGATCCTTCTCAAATAGATTTAGTTAATTGCCATGCAACAAGTACCCCAGTAGGAGATAATTCAGAAATAAGAGCTCTTCGAAGTATCTTTGGCAAAGAAGTTGTTCGTCCATATATTCAATCAACGAAGGCACTAATAGGTCACACCTTAGGGGCTGCCGGGGCTATTGAGTTAATAGCTGCTATTTTAGAAAGTCGCGATAATTTTGTTCACGGTATGCCAAACCTTGAGGAACCTGACGAAGAAATGAAAGATTTGAATATATCCAAAAAAACGACAACAGCAGAAATAAAAACTGTGCTTAAAAATTCTTTTGGATTTGGTGGACATAATGCATCTATAATTTTCGTTAAAGCTTAA